Genomic segment of Deltaproteobacteria bacterium:
GAATTTAGTGAATCGCTCTCGGGTTTGCTGGTGAAAGAGAATTGATTTGGCCCAGCCTTCGCCGGCTCCAAGTACATCACCGTATGAGAAGCCACCGCAAGCAACCAAGCCCTTGAAATCTTCAAGCGTGACGGCTCCGCTAAGGATATCACTCATGTGAACATCAACAGATTCAAACCCAGCTTTATGAAAGGCGGCCGCCATTTCATTTTGACCGTTAACGCCTTGCTCGCGAAGAATCGCCATGCGAGGGCGAGCACCCGTATTGATCAAGGGTGCAACGATGTTTTCGCTCACATCGAAGCTTAATTGAGCACTTAGACCAGGGTCTTCAAGGTCATCGATGCGGCTGTACTCTTGCGCGGCGCAGTCGGCGTTGTCTCGTCGGCTGGCGATTGCGTGTGAGGTTTGAGACCAAAGTTTGTGCATTTCGGAGCGGTCGACACTTAGGAGGTTTTTCCCTGAGTGGCTGATACTCAAAGTATTGGATGCGTCCACCTTACCGACAACATGGACATGCCCCTCGAGGATTGTACCTGCAAAGGTCTTGGTAAGAGTTTCGATATTGCCTTCCGAGATTTGAACCAGAGCGCCGAGCTCTTCTGAGAAGAGAGCAGCCATGAAATCATCACCGAGCGAACTCAGGTCGAGTGCAAAACCGGCTCGCCCTGCAAAGGCCATTTCCGCGGCCGCAGCCCAGAGTCCGCCATCTGAGCGGTCATGGTAAGCGATGAGGTCTTGGTTTGCCGCCAAGCTTTGGATGCCATCGAAAAATACTTGGAGCAGCTCCGGGCTGTCTACATCAGGTGGTGTCATACCAATTTGGTTGAACACTTGGCTCAAGCAGGAGCCGCCCATCCTATTTTGGCCACGGCCAAGGTCAATGAGGGCAAGGACGCTCTCTCCAAGGTCGGTACGAAGCTGCGGCGTGAGTGTGTTTCGAGCATCTTGAACCGGTGCGAAGCCAGTGATGACCAACGAAAGCGGTGAGGTTACAGCGCGGTCTTCAGCACCATCTTGCCAGACCGTCTTCATGCTCATGGAGTCTTTACCTACGGGGATGGTGATATCCAAAGCCGGGCAAAGCTCCATGCCTACGGCCTTTACAGTTTCGTAGAGGGCTACATCTTCTCCCGGGTGTCCGGCAGCTGCCATCCAGTTGGCACTTAGTTTGATGTCACTAACTTTTGAGATTCTGGCGGCTGCAAGGTTGGTAAGAGCCTCGCCAACAGCGAGTCTACCGGAAGCAGCAGGGTTAAGAAGGGCTACCGGTGTGCGTTCACCCATGGCCATCGCTTCACCGCAGTTATCATGAACGGTCGTGGTGGTAACGGCAACATCGGCAACCGGAACCTGCCATGGACCGACCATCTGATCGCGTGCCACCATCCCGGTGATGCTTCGGTCGCCAATGGTAATTAAAAAGCTTTTATCACCGACGGTGGGAAGCTGCAGAATGCGGCGTGTAGCTTCTGCGAGGTCTAACTTTGATGTTTCAAGTTTTTGACGTGGCGATTCGATTGATACGACATCACGGTGCATTCTTGGGGGTTTGCCAAACAAAAGAGACATCGGCATATCAATTGGGTCATTCTCGAAGTGAGAATCGCTGAGCTTAAGCTCTTCTTCAAGAGTTGCTTCACCAACCACGGCATAAGGACAGCGCTCGCGTTCGCAAATTGCTTTAAACACATCAAGCTTATCTTGTGAGATAGCGATGACGTAGCGCTCTTGGCTTTCGTTGCACCAAATCGCGAGCGGGCTCATACCTGGTTCATCGTTTGGAACTTCACGCAGTTTGAAGTCGCCGCCGCGCCCGCTGTCGTGCATGAGTTCTGGTAACGCATTGGAAAGGCCGCCAGCACCCACATCGTGAATGGCAACGATTGGGCTATCATCTAGCCGCCAACAGCTATCGATGACTTCTTGGCACCGACGTTCCATTTCGGGGTTGTCCCGTTGAACCGAAGCGAAATCTAGGTTTTCAGCACTGGTACCACTGGCCATAGAAGATGCTGCACCGCCGCCTAAACCAATAAGCATGGCAGGCCCACCCAGAACAACAATGGCTGCGCCAGGATCTGCGATGTCTTTTTGGACATGCTGTGCACGGATGTTGCCCATGCCGCCTGCAATCATAATGGGTTTGTGGTAGCCGCGGACTTCGCTGCCTTCAGCCGTCGCAACAGATTGTTCGTAAGTTCGGAAGTATCCGCCGAGGGCTGGCCGACCAAATTCGTTATTAAAAGCCGCGCCGCCTAAGGGACCCTCGGTCATGATTTCCAAGGGAGTCACAATGCGATCAGGTTTCCCATAAGGCTGCTCCCAAGGTTGTTCTAGGCCTGGGATTTGCAGATTGGATACGGAGAAGCCCGTAAGCCCAGCTTTCGGTTTTGCACCTCGCCCAGTTGCACCTTCATCCCGAATCTCACCACCTGAACCGGTAGCTGCACCTGGGAAGGGCGATATCGCGGTTGGGTGGTTATGGGTTTCGACCTTCATCAGAATATGAACATCTTCTTCGTGCGGGCGGTAGATGTCGTCGGCTGCATCGGGGAAAAATCGTTTACCGGTGCTGCCGGCCATGACTGCGGAGTTATCTTTGTAGGCCGACAAAACGCCTTCGCTGTTGTTGGCAAAGGTATTCTTAATCATTGCAAACAATGAGAGGTCTTTGTCGGTACCGTCGATGGTCCAGCTGGCATTGAAGATTTTGTGACGACAATGCTCACTGTTGGCTTGGGCAAACATCATGAGCTCGATGTCTGTTGGATCTCGGCCAAGCTCTGTGTAGCTGGTGACGAGGTAGTCGATTTCGTCTTCGCTTAAGGCGAGGCCTAGCTCTTGGTTGGCTTTGACGAGAGCCTCTCGGCCCCCTTGAAGAAGCTCTACATGGGCCATCGGAGTTGGGACGGCCTGCTCAAAAAGTGGTTGGGCGTCGGCGAGTTGAGCCACCGTAATCTGAGTCATTCGGTCATGAATGAGGGTTCGCAGTGCCTGCGTCCACTCAGCTCCTTGGAGGTAGTAGGCGATACCACGCTCGATTCGCTTGATCTTTGTAAGGCCGCAGATGTGAGCGATATCGGTTGCTTTTGATGACCAGGGCGAAATTGTTCCGATCCTTGGCAATACCAAGGCGAGGTCACCCTCGCGCTCTTGGGCGGCCATACGTGGGCCGTAGGTTAAAAGCTGCTCAAGTTGATGAGTTTGCTCTTTATCTAGGTCGACTGCCGTATCTACAAAGTGGCAAAAGTAGGCCGATATACCTGTAATTGCGGGGTTTTCTTCTTTGAGCGCGGCGAGGAGTCGCTGGTTTTTAAAATCGGAGAGAGCAGGGCTGCCAATGAGCGTTTGCATAGAACCACCTGTGGGAATGACGCGTGAGAAAATGGTCAGAACACGAGTTCTTATGCGAGCTGCTATAACGGGGAAAGAGCCATGCATCAATGGCGCAGGCCCGTAAAACCCAACGAATGAGCGTTTAAAAATCAGGCTTCGAGCAGAGCGATTTCCGAAGGGGGAAGACCGAGGATTCTGCCGATTTCCGGCATGAGGCAATGCTTCCATTCCCGCTTGATGACGTAGCCGCTGATCCCAAGATCCATGGCTTTTCGTACATCGGCCATATGAAGACTCGCCGTAAACATACAGATCGGCAACGTTTGGTATTCGGGGCGTGACCGTACTTCGGCGACGAAGTCGAATCCATCCATGATCGGCATATGTAAATCGACAATCACAAAGTCAAATCCGGTGATGGTCTGAAGTAGGCGTTCAAGGCCAACCGCACCGTTTTTGGCTTGTTCGACTTCCATTCCTTTTGAGCGCAGGTGGCGCTCCAGCGTATTCCGGATGACAGTATCATCATCGATGAGCAAAACATTGAGGCCCTGAAGTGAGTTGTATTGCTTGGGCTCGGCTTTGCCTTTGGCGCTCATCTCGGCGCCAATCTTGCTCTGAGTTGCCAAGTCTCCGATGGAGCCGAAAATCTGAACGGCCTCGCGGATGCTTTTAGCCATGTCCACATCAACGACCGCTTCGTTTCCTGCAATCGAGTCGAGGAATGATTGAATGCAATCGGTTGCACGGAAGTAAAGTTGAATGACCGGCATGAGGCCCTCACCCGAGTCTCCATCTCCAATAAGGAGCATACCGCGTTCCATTTCACCGGTTAGCTCAGCTAGCCAGTGCATGCCGTCTAGCTCGGCACCGCCCCGCATTTTATTCGTGATAAAAGCAATGTGTCCCGAAACCTCTGGAATATCAGCACCAGGCTTAAAGTTGGTGAGTCCCAACGCCACCTTTTGAAGTGCATGCTGCGTCTCTTCACGAAATTCGTTAAGTTCTTCAGGGTACATCAGCGGAATTTCAATAACGTCCATCTCGTGATCGTCGATTGAAGGCATCTTTGCGGTGATATTGGTGACACCCGGCTCGTTTTTATTGGCAGCTTTTTGAGTTGCTCGGGTCCAGAATTGACCAAGTTCAGCGAAAAGACTCTTTCGTTCAATGAGCTTCAGGCTTACCAGTACTTCACCGAAAAAGGGTCGCCGCTGAGTTTGGATTTTTAAGGCATGTCCAAGTTGCTGTGCAGTGAGATAGCCCAGGGTAATCGCCTGATC
This window contains:
- the purL gene encoding phosphoribosylformylglycinamidine synthase; its protein translation is MQTLIGSPALSDFKNQRLLAALKEENPAITGISAYFCHFVDTAVDLDKEQTHQLEQLLTYGPRMAAQEREGDLALVLPRIGTISPWSSKATDIAHICGLTKIKRIERGIAYYLQGAEWTQALRTLIHDRMTQITVAQLADAQPLFEQAVPTPMAHVELLQGGREALVKANQELGLALSEDEIDYLVTSYTELGRDPTDIELMMFAQANSEHCRHKIFNASWTIDGTDKDLSLFAMIKNTFANNSEGVLSAYKDNSAVMAGSTGKRFFPDAADDIYRPHEEDVHILMKVETHNHPTAISPFPGAATGSGGEIRDEGATGRGAKPKAGLTGFSVSNLQIPGLEQPWEQPYGKPDRIVTPLEIMTEGPLGGAAFNNEFGRPALGGYFRTYEQSVATAEGSEVRGYHKPIMIAGGMGNIRAQHVQKDIADPGAAIVVLGGPAMLIGLGGGAASSMASGTSAENLDFASVQRDNPEMERRCQEVIDSCWRLDDSPIVAIHDVGAGGLSNALPELMHDSGRGGDFKLREVPNDEPGMSPLAIWCNESQERYVIAISQDKLDVFKAICERERCPYAVVGEATLEEELKLSDSHFENDPIDMPMSLLFGKPPRMHRDVVSIESPRQKLETSKLDLAEATRRILQLPTVGDKSFLITIGDRSITGMVARDQMVGPWQVPVADVAVTTTTVHDNCGEAMAMGERTPVALLNPAASGRLAVGEALTNLAAARISKVSDIKLSANWMAAAGHPGEDVALYETVKAVGMELCPALDITIPVGKDSMSMKTVWQDGAEDRAVTSPLSLVITGFAPVQDARNTLTPQLRTDLGESVLALIDLGRGQNRMGGSCLSQVFNQIGMTPPDVDSPELLQVFFDGIQSLAANQDLIAYHDRSDGGLWAAAAEMAFAGRAGFALDLSSLGDDFMAALFSEELGALVQISEGNIETLTKTFAGTILEGHVHVVGKVDASNTLSISHSGKNLLSVDRSEMHKLWSQTSHAIASRRDNADCAAQEYSRIDDLEDPGLSAQLSFDVSENIVAPLINTGARPRMAILREQGVNGQNEMAAAFHKAGFESVDVHMSDILSGAVTLEDFKGLVACGGFSYGDVLGAGEGWAKSILFHQQTRERFTKF
- a CDS encoding response regulator; translated protein: MSDRFGDYLIEKGILQRDDVMKALEVQADSTVKIGTICLEERYMTVKQVMNTLRTGVDTARPFEDQAITLGYLTAQQLGHALKIQTQRRPFFGEVLVSLKLIERKSLFAELGQFWTRATQKAANKNEPGVTNITAKMPSIDDHEMDVIEIPLMYPEELNEFREETQHALQKVALGLTNFKPGADIPEVSGHIAFITNKMRGGAELDGMHWLAELTGEMERGMLLIGDGDSGEGLMPVIQLYFRATDCIQSFLDSIAGNEAVVDVDMAKSIREAVQIFGSIGDLATQSKIGAEMSAKGKAEPKQYNSLQGLNVLLIDDDTVIRNTLERHLRSKGMEVEQAKNGAVGLERLLQTITGFDFVIVDLHMPIMDGFDFVAEVRSRPEYQTLPICMFTASLHMADVRKAMDLGISGYVIKREWKHCLMPEIGRILGLPPSEIALLEA